The Gehongia tenuis sequence TGCCGCCGCCGTGATTCCAGATGAGGGCCATGGTGCGCTCCGCGGGGTAGCGCTCCGTGCCGTAGGCGAGGAAATCGCCCAGGGTGTCCGCCTCGCCCATGTTCAGCAAAGGGCCCTCGTCCACCAAAGTCCAATCATGATCCTCCAAAAGGAAGCGCTGGGATCTCTCGCTTTTAAAGCCCTCGGTGTGCCAGTCCGACGCGCCGCCGGCCTGCACCAGCACGTTGATGCCGTCCGGCTTGTCCACCGCCGCCAGCTCCGCCAGGTTCTGGGACGCCTTTGCGCCCTGGGATTCGAGGTCGGACCCGCACAGATAGATGAGCACCGTCCAGCTTCCGCTCTCGGGAGGGGTGCCCGCGGCGCTTGCCGGGGTTTTGGGCTGGCAGCCGGCCGCAAAAAGGACCAGGATCACCAGTGCGAGAACCATTTTACGCTTCATAGACGAACTCCTTAAACAGCAATGCCGCCCGTTGAGGCGGCACTGTCGTGAAAATCATGCTCAGAGGGACTGCTGCACGCCGATAAAATACAAAATGGGCAACACCAGACCGATGAGGGTGGAGATGCCAAAGCTGCCGTCCGCGATTGCGAAGATAAGATTGACGGCACAGATGGCCAGAATGATGATGGCAAGGATCCGGCAGGTCTCGATCTTCTTGCCGATGACGCCCATGATGCCGGCAGTAAGCTCGAGCACGCCACCGGCGCAGCTGATAAGCGTGGCGAGGATCACCAGCAAACCGGCGCCGCCCATGCCCGACGACAGAAGCACCGCTCCGCCAAAGAGCAGCACCAAAGCCGCGATGCATACATAGGCGCCAAAGATGATGAACAGGATGCTGGTCACCTTCAGCAAAGTTGAAGCCCTGGACATATACATACCTCCCCGTTTTTCTCTATTGCAGCCCTCGCTGCTATCTTCAGCATACCATAAAGGGGCTTGATTCCGGAAGGGGGATTTTAGATTTTTTTATCGTCCTGCATGGAGGCCTTGACTTTCCCCCTGCAGGAAAGGGTAGCATGGTGATGAGAGGAGGTTTTACATGTATCGCATCGGAGAATTTTCCAAAATGACGAGGACCACGGTGAAAACCCTGCGCTATTACGACGAGGCGGGACTGCTGCGCCCGGCCCGTGTGGATGGGGCCACCGGCTACCGCTACTATGACGCCGGCCAGCTGGCAGCCCTGAGCCGCATCCTGTCCCTGCGTCAGGCGGGGCTGTCGGTGGAGGAGGTGAAGGCCGTCCTGGACGGAGAGGATCTGGGCGGGATTCTCCGCTTCCGCAGAGGGGAGCTGGAAGCGGAGGCGGAGCGGATTGCCGCCAGGCTTTCCCGCATCGCCAGCCTTATGGACCATGAAAAGGAGGAAACCATGTATCAAGCCATCATCAAGAATCTGCCCGAGTGCACGGTGTACAGCAAGGAGGGCACGGTGAAAAGCTTCGCGGATTACGGCTGCTTCGTGCTGCAGTCGGCTGAGGAATGCCGCGCCGCCAACCCCAAAATCCGCTGCACCCAGCCGGATTACTGTTTTGTACGCTATTTGGATGAATACCGGGAACGGGATATTCGCATCGAGTACTGCCAGGCGGTGGAGAAGGCGGGGGTGGAGACAAGGACCATCAAGTTTAAGACCCTTCAAAGCACGCCGGCGGTCTGCGCTGTTCATCGGGGCGCCTACGACGGGCTCAGGGATGCCTACGCCTTTCTCCACCGGTGGATGGAGGAAAACGGCTATGAGCCCTCGGAAAGTCCGCGGGAGTTCTATATCGACGGCGTCTGGAACAGGGATCGACGGGAGGACTGGCTGACGGAGATCCAAATACCCATTGCCCGCGCCTAGATTTGGCCGCCCTTCGGGGCGGTCTTTAAATTTTCTGGAAAAATATTTTTGCGCTGAAAGGAGGAAAAGGGGATTCGATTAGGGTATATAAAAAATAGTGCCTAAAAATATATTATTAAGTAGAAACGGCTTGAAAGCCGTCCATGCGATGGGAACGCCTGTGAAAGGCGCTCTTTGTTCGCTAGGATGAAAGGGGGAAAGCTATGTTTGGGCGAAAACAGAAATCCATCGAAGGACCGGTGATGGCGCTCGATCTTGTGGAGCCGGGCACGGGCGAGGTGGCTGCCGAGCACCTAAAGATTGATAAAAAGAAGCGGGACATTCCGGAAGAGCTTGAATCCAAGATGCTCTACAAGGATGTGCTGCGCATCGCCTGGCCGTCCTTCGTGGAACTCACACTGACCCAGCTCGCATCCATGGTGGATCTCATGATGGTGGGGCAGCTTGGACCATGGGCATTGACATCGGTAGGACTGACGACACAGCCGAAATTCCTGCTGATGACCATGTTCATGGCGATGAATGTGGGCGCAACCGCGCTGGTGGCCCGGCACAAGGGCGCCGGGGAACGGGATAAAGCCAACAAAGTTATGCGCCAGGCGCTGGTCATGACGCTGACCTTATCGGTGGTGGCGTCCGTGGTGGGATTTTTCTTTTCCGAACCGCTGGTGAAATTTATGGGCGCCTCCGATGCGGAAACCCTGGCCGGGGGTACCGTGTACCTCCAGATCCAGATGGTGGGCTTCGTGTTTATGGCCCTCACCACCACCATCACGGCAACCCTTCGCGGGGTGGGCGATTCCCGCACCGCCATGCTGTACAACCTGACCGCCAACGTGGTCAACGTTTTTCTCAACTATCTGCTCATCTACGGACACTGGGGCATGCCCCGGCTGGAGGTCGCCGGCGCCTCCCTGGCGACGGTCCTGGGCCAGTTCGTGGCCTTTGTGCTGGCCATGGCCTCGGTGATGGGACACCG is a genomic window containing:
- a CDS encoding MATE family efflux transporter; amino-acid sequence: MFGRKQKSIEGPVMALDLVEPGTGEVAAEHLKIDKKKRDIPEELESKMLYKDVLRIAWPSFVELTLTQLASMVDLMMVGQLGPWALTSVGLTTQPKFLLMTMFMAMNVGATALVARHKGAGERDKANKVMRQALVMTLTLSVVASVVGFFFSEPLVKFMGASDAETLAGGTVYLQIQMVGFVFMALTTTITATLRGVGDSRTAMLYNLTANVVNVFLNYLLIYGHWGMPRLEVAGASLATVLGQFVAFVLAMASVMGHRRYLRLDFRASFKPDPKTLKSIVNIGIPAMVEQLVMRVGIIIYVRTVASLGTVAYATHQVCMNIQAMSFMNGQAFGVAATSLLGQSLGKGRPDMAQAYSRRTRRVGMMVSLVLALVFFCFGGAIVSLYSDDPSVISQGAKILMFVALIQPFQSSQFILSGALRGAGDTKATAAIMFVTTLLVRPILAILTINVLHWGLAGAWIALVADQLLRSFLVLLRYNSGKWKTLKV
- a CDS encoding MerR family transcriptional regulator gives rise to the protein MYRIGEFSKMTRTTVKTLRYYDEAGLLRPARVDGATGYRYYDAGQLAALSRILSLRQAGLSVEEVKAVLDGEDLGGILRFRRGELEAEAERIAARLSRIASLMDHEKEETMYQAIIKNLPECTVYSKEGTVKSFADYGCFVLQSAEECRAANPKIRCTQPDYCFVRYLDEYRERDIRIEYCQAVEKAGVETRTIKFKTLQSTPAVCAVHRGAYDGLRDAYAFLHRWMEENGYEPSESPREFYIDGVWNRDRREDWLTEIQIPIARA